The Chelatococcus sp. HY11 genome includes a window with the following:
- a CDS encoding KpsF/GutQ family sugar-phosphate isomerase, with product MAELSVVSSTSSRGADDALDVARRTLRLEMDGLAAIDNALAGETGERLREAISLIHRSAGRVIVTGIGKSGHIGRKIAATLASTGTAAHFVHAAEASHGDLGMIQDTDVVLVLSWSGETAELSDIIDYTHRFKVPLIAITSRESSTLARAADIALVLPAMPEACPNGQAPTTSTLMQLAVGDMLATCLLSNRGFSADDFRRYHPGGKLGARLKRARDVMVQGEAMPLVAEDASLSQAVLTMSSKRLGVTGVINADGELAGLITDGDLRRTFKNGFSDCPVADVMTRRPITVTEDTLVQEVLALMNSASITVLFVMDGKRPVGVIHIHELLRIGVV from the coding sequence ATGGCGGAGCTGTCGGTCGTCTCCTCCACGAGTTCCCGGGGCGCGGATGATGCGCTGGACGTGGCGCGCCGCACCCTTCGCCTCGAGATGGACGGGCTAGCGGCCATCGACAATGCCTTGGCGGGAGAAACCGGCGAGCGTCTGCGCGAGGCGATCTCACTCATCCACAGGAGTGCTGGCCGGGTCATCGTGACCGGTATCGGCAAGTCCGGGCACATCGGCCGCAAGATCGCGGCGACGCTCGCTTCGACCGGCACCGCCGCCCATTTCGTTCATGCGGCGGAGGCGAGCCACGGCGATCTCGGCATGATTCAGGACACCGATGTGGTGTTGGTGCTGTCGTGGTCCGGCGAGACGGCGGAGCTGTCCGACATCATCGACTACACGCATCGCTTCAAGGTGCCGCTGATCGCCATAACCTCGCGCGAGAGCAGCACCTTGGCGCGTGCGGCTGACATCGCGCTGGTGCTGCCGGCTATGCCGGAAGCCTGCCCCAATGGCCAGGCGCCCACCACCTCCACCCTCATGCAGCTCGCCGTCGGCGACATGCTGGCCACATGCCTCCTGTCCAATCGCGGCTTCTCGGCTGATGATTTTCGCCGCTACCACCCCGGCGGCAAGCTTGGCGCGCGCCTGAAGCGCGCTCGGGACGTCATGGTGCAGGGGGAGGCGATGCCTCTCGTCGCCGAGGACGCGAGCCTGTCGCAGGCGGTCCTTACCATGTCGTCGAAGCGTCTGGGCGTCACGGGCGTCATTAACGCGGATGGCGAGCTCGCCGGGCTCATCACGGACGGCGACTTGCGCCGCACGTTCAAGAACGGCTTCAGCGACTGTCCGGTGGCCGACGTCATGACACGCCGGCCCATCACGGTGACCGAGGACACGCTCGTGCAGGAGGTGCTCGCCCTCATGAACTCCGCGAGCATCACCGTCCTGTTCGTGATGGACGGCAAGCGGCCGGTCGGCGTCATCCACATTCACGAACTGCTGCGCATCGGCGTCGTCTGA
- a CDS encoding 3-deoxy-manno-octulosonate cytidylyltransferase — protein sequence MKPIVVIPARRAATRLPGKPLADIAGEPMIVHVWRRAMEADVGSVLVATDDDEIADAIRSVGGDAVLTRSDHPSGSDRVFEAISLRDPDQHYDVIVNIQGDLPTIARDTIRDAMAPLADADVAIGTPVVEITVEEEKTAPSVVKMIGSPIGPRRFRALYFTRATAPSGEGPLYHHIGLYVWRRSALARFIALPPSPLELREKLEQLRAIEAGMRIDAVEVDAVPLGVDTQADLERARRIFAGAR from the coding sequence GTGAAACCGATCGTCGTCATTCCCGCGCGCCGCGCCGCGACCCGGCTGCCGGGGAAGCCCCTGGCGGATATCGCCGGCGAGCCCATGATCGTTCATGTCTGGCGCCGCGCGATGGAGGCTGATGTCGGGTCCGTGCTGGTCGCGACCGACGACGACGAGATCGCGGACGCGATCCGCAGCGTCGGCGGCGACGCGGTTCTGACGCGCTCCGACCACCCCTCCGGCTCAGACCGTGTCTTCGAGGCGATCTCGCTGCGTGATCCGGATCAGCACTACGACGTCATCGTCAATATTCAGGGTGATTTGCCGACGATCGCCCGCGACACGATCCGCGACGCGATGGCGCCGCTCGCCGATGCGGATGTCGCGATCGGCACGCCTGTGGTGGAGATCACTGTCGAGGAAGAGAAGACCGCGCCGAGCGTCGTCAAGATGATCGGTTCGCCGATCGGCCCGCGCCGCTTCCGCGCGCTCTATTTCACGCGTGCCACGGCGCCGTCGGGCGAGGGTCCCCTGTATCATCACATCGGTCTTTACGTATGGCGCCGGTCCGCGCTGGCGCGATTTATCGCGCTGCCGCCGTCCCCCCTCGAATTGCGTGAGAAGCTGGAGCAGCTGCGGGCGATCGAAGCCGGCATGCGCATCGATGCCGTCGAGGTCGACGCGGTGCCATTGGGCGTCGACACCCAAGCCGACCTCGAACGCGCGCGCCGCATCTTCGCGGGAGCGCGGTGA
- a CDS encoding glycosyltransferase, which yields MDRGAYKAAGLVWESLRRSLPGDAEARHCLEWIRALEAEATATHKPHTRVSDPSSVDPSELRAEEVLRGIHTAAASRDGLALITALEAARPALPTAEMGDLVRLHGPSLLQWLSRLDHSEDMREDPLENLELRLARLVDGHDSLILAMLRQIADNKRYATALAILADLQSAPVSPLEEAAVPLALIAAVAPGYGGEADGAALAALLLAAGGRHDDAVGWWRKALSLRPEAASLRGLLAALRAAGDEPALAREVGAWLTDEAAPEKKPAGEQNAIITAVRHLVQQAQRHGDATAIAAIERRLVDQRPGMLVSFVAASCALARSDCRNALRHLDSAAREASPAPGVLLDLQAERALVLMRDHLYGEALEAFGLAGSIGTNALYVSRRRQLEDVAAFCDTAAEPLRYPECLVDVIMAEVAARPITYAPKSRHVAMVSGSLGQGGGERQTQTMVRRLINEPRVAQLTLLIRSVHLKAGDDFFFDTVKALPVTHHVYGRDWTRRSDVATALPELVNRPRLARAIGLLPHNMREDIIRLCRALWDHRPQAVHIWQDMHAAALACHVAGVPHFFIHRGSLSPDYWAQNGHQTATHFRPMRHCYRRLLERPDFVILNNSRAGCGTDQHWLGWPDASRFQVIYNAVDFAALGTDVSRNFALRETLGIADPATPVIGGSFRLQPVKRPLWWAEAARLILKAVPKAHFLIIGDGDMTETVTTFAADHGFGARLHLPGRVSNVGDWYRAMDVKLLTSEREGIPNAIIEAQHFGVPVVATDVGGVAEAIASGESGFVVAAQSPADYAEAVIRILHDPAWQARARQCAPEHVHDTFSLDAVVAQLLGLYGLPGERPAVRRRRCAAVRECG from the coding sequence ATGGATCGCGGCGCGTACAAGGCGGCGGGGCTCGTGTGGGAAAGCCTGCGGCGCAGCCTGCCTGGAGACGCGGAAGCGCGCCACTGCCTGGAATGGATCCGCGCGCTGGAAGCGGAAGCCACGGCAACGCATAAGCCGCATACGAGAGTGAGCGACCCATCATCGGTTGACCCCTCAGAACTCCGGGCGGAAGAGGTACTGCGTGGCATTCACACCGCCGCCGCCTCCAGGGATGGCCTGGCGCTCATCACAGCGCTGGAAGCCGCGCGGCCAGCCCTTCCCACTGCTGAGATGGGAGATCTTGTCCGGCTCCACGGTCCTTCGCTGCTGCAATGGCTCAGCCGGCTCGACCACAGCGAAGACATGCGTGAAGACCCGCTTGAAAACCTGGAGCTGCGTCTCGCCCGTTTAGTCGACGGCCATGACAGCCTCATACTGGCGATGTTGCGGCAGATCGCTGACAACAAGCGCTACGCGACGGCCCTCGCCATTCTGGCTGACCTTCAATCCGCGCCCGTCTCCCCCCTGGAGGAGGCGGCAGTCCCACTCGCCCTCATCGCGGCAGTCGCGCCTGGCTATGGGGGAGAAGCGGATGGCGCGGCACTCGCCGCGCTCCTCCTCGCCGCAGGCGGACGTCACGACGACGCCGTCGGCTGGTGGCGGAAGGCCCTCTCCCTGCGCCCCGAAGCAGCGAGCCTGCGTGGCCTCCTCGCGGCCCTGCGCGCCGCCGGCGATGAGCCAGCCCTGGCGCGGGAGGTTGGGGCGTGGCTGACGGACGAGGCCGCGCCCGAGAAAAAGCCGGCAGGCGAACAGAACGCGATCATTACGGCCGTGCGCCATCTCGTTCAACAGGCCCAGCGGCATGGCGACGCCACAGCTATCGCGGCGATCGAGCGTCGCCTTGTCGATCAGCGGCCCGGAATGCTTGTGTCCTTTGTCGCGGCGAGCTGCGCGCTCGCGCGGAGCGACTGTCGCAACGCCCTGCGCCACCTCGATAGCGCGGCGCGGGAGGCCAGCCCCGCTCCCGGCGTCCTGCTCGATCTGCAGGCCGAGCGCGCGCTTGTCCTGATGCGGGACCATCTCTATGGCGAAGCGCTAGAGGCTTTCGGCCTCGCCGGGTCGATCGGGACCAATGCGCTCTATGTCAGCCGACGCCGGCAGCTGGAGGATGTCGCGGCCTTCTGCGACACCGCCGCCGAGCCCTTGCGCTATCCCGAATGCCTCGTCGACGTGATCATGGCCGAGGTTGCCGCCCGCCCCATCACCTACGCGCCGAAGTCACGCCATGTCGCGATGGTGTCCGGCTCCCTCGGGCAAGGTGGCGGCGAGCGTCAGACTCAGACAATGGTGCGGCGTCTCATCAACGAACCCCGCGTCGCCCAGCTGACCTTGCTCATACGCTCCGTCCATCTCAAGGCCGGCGACGATTTCTTTTTCGACACTGTAAAAGCCCTGCCCGTCACGCATCACGTCTATGGCCGCGATTGGACACGCCGAAGTGACGTCGCCACGGCGCTGCCCGAACTCGTCAACCGCCCTCGCCTCGCCAGGGCCATCGGGCTTCTGCCCCACAACATGCGCGAGGATATCATCAGGCTATGCCGGGCCTTGTGGGACCACCGGCCGCAAGCGGTCCATATTTGGCAGGACATGCATGCGGCGGCATTGGCTTGCCATGTCGCGGGCGTGCCCCATTTCTTCATCCATCGCGGCTCGCTCTCGCCGGACTACTGGGCGCAGAACGGCCACCAGACAGCCACGCATTTCCGCCCGATGCGCCATTGCTATCGCCGGCTTCTGGAGAGGCCTGATTTCGTGATCCTGAACAATTCGCGGGCCGGCTGCGGCACCGACCAGCACTGGCTTGGCTGGCCTGACGCGAGCCGCTTCCAGGTCATCTACAACGCGGTCGACTTCGCCGCGCTGGGTACGGACGTGAGCCGGAATTTTGCCCTTCGCGAAACACTCGGCATTGCCGATCCGGCCACGCCCGTCATCGGCGGCTCGTTCCGCCTGCAGCCGGTGAAGCGCCCGCTGTGGTGGGCGGAAGCCGCGCGCCTCATCCTCAAGGCCGTGCCGAAGGCGCATTTTCTCATCATCGGCGATGGCGACATGACGGAAACCGTCACCACCTTCGCGGCCGACCATGGCTTTGGCGCACGCTTGCACCTGCCCGGCCGGGTCTCGAATGTCGGCGACTGGTATCGCGCCATGGACGTCAAGCTGCTCACATCAGAGCGCGAGGGCATACCCAATGCCATCATCGAAGCGCAGCATTTCGGCGTGCCGGTCGTCGCGACCGACGTCGGCGGCGTCGCGGAGGCCATCGCCAGCGGTGAAAGCGGCTTTGTCGTCGCCGCACAGTCGCCCGCAGACTACGCGGAGGCCGTCATCCGCATCCTGCACGATCCCGCCTGGCAGGCGAGAGCACGGCAATGCGCGCCAGAGCATGTCCATGACACATTCAGCCTGGACGCTGTCGTCGCGCAATTGCTCGGGCTTTACGGCCTGCCCGGAGAGCGCCCTGCCGTCAGACGACGCCGATGCGCAGCAGTTCGTGAATGTGGATGA
- the kdsA gene encoding 3-deoxy-8-phosphooctulonate synthase: MTQSPLDVVEIGRRPSGQISTAPVRIGNALPLAVIAGPCQMESRQHALETAHALKEIATRLGIGLVYKTSFDKANRTSARAARGIGLADALPIFAEIRSAVGLPVLTDVHDAHQCADVAEVVDVLQIPAFLCRQTDLLLAAATTGRVVNVKKGQFLAPWDMKNVVAKLTGAGNPQVLLTERGVSFGYNTLVSDMRSLPIMARTGAPVIFDATHSVQQPGGQGDSSGGEREFVPVLARAAVAVGVAAVFIETHQDPDHAPSDGPNMVPLSQFEALLGSLMAFDRLAKAQVTRDGIEAVTKGQQA; this comes from the coding sequence ATGACCCAATCTCCTCTTGACGTGGTTGAAATTGGCCGGAGACCTTCGGGACAGATCTCGACCGCGCCGGTCAGGATCGGCAATGCGCTGCCGCTTGCCGTCATCGCGGGTCCCTGCCAGATGGAAAGCCGCCAGCACGCGCTGGAAACGGCCCATGCCTTGAAGGAGATCGCCACGCGGCTTGGTATCGGGCTCGTCTACAAGACGTCCTTCGACAAGGCCAACCGCACCAGCGCCAGGGCGGCGCGCGGCATTGGCCTTGCCGATGCCCTGCCGATTTTCGCCGAAATTCGCAGCGCGGTCGGCCTGCCGGTGCTGACCGACGTGCACGATGCGCACCAATGCGCCGATGTGGCCGAGGTTGTCGATGTGCTGCAGATTCCGGCCTTCCTCTGCCGACAGACGGATCTGCTGTTGGCCGCCGCCACGACCGGGCGGGTGGTGAACGTCAAGAAGGGGCAGTTCCTCGCGCCCTGGGATATGAAGAACGTCGTGGCGAAGTTGACCGGCGCGGGCAATCCCCAGGTGCTTCTGACGGAGCGGGGCGTATCCTTCGGCTACAACACGCTTGTCTCTGACATGCGCTCCCTTCCCATCATGGCGCGCACCGGTGCGCCTGTCATTTTCGATGCGACCCATTCGGTGCAGCAACCTGGCGGCCAAGGCGACAGCTCTGGCGGTGAGCGGGAATTCGTGCCGGTGCTCGCCCGCGCCGCCGTTGCCGTGGGCGTGGCGGCTGTTTTCATCGAGACGCATCAGGACCCGGACCATGCGCCATCGGATGGCCCCAATATGGTTCCACTCAGCCAGTTCGAGGCGCTGCTCGGCTCGCTCATGGCCTTCGACCGCCTGGCAAAGGCTCAGGTGACCAGGGACGGCATCGAGGCTGTCACGAAAGGACAACAGGCGTGA